The Doryrhamphus excisus isolate RoL2022-K1 chromosome 1, RoL_Dexc_1.0, whole genome shotgun sequence genome includes a window with the following:
- the ears2 gene encoding probable glutamate--tRNA ligase, mitochondrial isoform X2: MSGLLLKNCRCRLTYKNAANLGGYVFPAVVRKVRIKRHLDPKLVRSCSTMAGGEVRVRFAPSPTGFLHLGGLRTALYNYIFAKKYGGSFILRLEDTDQSRLVPGAAEAIEDMLEWAGIPPEESPGRGGPVGPYLQSKRLDLYRETASQLVESGHAYHCFCSSQRLELLKKESLRTGQTPRYDNRCRHLRAEQVQEKLAQGVPHVIRFRLKEGVEAFQDLIFGWNRHEVAQVEGDPVVIKADGFPTYHLANIVDDHYMRISHVLRGSEWLISTSKHILMYRALGWQPPSFGHLPLLTNKDGSKLSKRQGDIFIQKFKRDGILPEALLDIATNCGSGFSTNRMGRTLDELILEFNPSKITTHSALLDLDKLLEFNKIHLQHRIEDEQQCNFLIKELQGQIQKAYAAELQDEDILHEDYIRRILHLRKGHISSLGELVSPDYSYLWVRPSLSSEQAAVLSTEAGHIASLALKLIQEHGEAPAVDELSRDLKMLAKQTKATKYREVMKLLRLTLSGLQQGPSVAEMMVALGPAETSHRFQKLLLLAETSPEIPSFSISLRGSQKINGATDPTNQEDRWDSIQGFYQLVNKEADGPQVALSLLAHKIQSPQEKEALQALTVLEACMNNCGKRFHCEAAKFRFLNELIKVLTPKYFGSWTAQKVKDRLTEVLYGWTLWLKEEKKIQEVYSMLKKQGIIKKDPKLPDTVIMAPPPHRSTDSVFDQEDKATLLARLLKSGRSEDLETANSLIKSTMKEEQEKAEKVLKRQSTLKSVESSTRQLREMLDQHTVTGSPLQPSDDLKALYESCERLRPKLFRLASDTIDDDDALTQILAANDDLTLAVNAYKEQVGRQECNGKSKNEVATEKTPTSPGEIKSYHLIDLSAFDSPKMERKADSPSSSESSSPVFSHLQITCNSIAEQRASGSELVLPPPKSYYDDLMQLNGGVDERSAEQTVERGPVLRARGCAGNSSSNGTNIWSHNQPFTSLGSSSSHCQPPVRQEDSICQQHVLKNVLVPMENIKSSQLEPITIYNQSGVHVSLHFARDSPPGHPGVAVVVLSTVNTSSLETMSVKLQPASMTHLPSYNPLLPPPAIAQVLLLANPQTRKVRLRYKLTLTHGRQQLIETGEIQNFPDWTSMIG, from the exons ATGTCAGGGTTGTTGCTCAAAAACTGTCGATGTCGCCTTACCTACAAGAATGCGGCAAACCTCGGGGGCTATGTTTTCCCCGCTGTCGTCAGAAAAGTGCGGATTAAACGGCACCTGGACCCGAAGCTTGTCAGAAGCTGCTCTACCATGGCTGGCGGCGAGGTGCGGGTCAGGTTTGCCCCAAGCCCGACGG GTTTCCTGCACCTAGGAGGCCTTCGCACTGCCCTCTACAATTATATCTTCGCCAAGAAGTACGGAGGCTCTTTCATCCTGCGATTGGAGGACACTGATCAAAGCAGACTGGTACCAGGAGCTGCAGAAGCCATAGAGGACATGCTTGAGTGGGCAG GTATACCTCCAGAGGAGAGTCCAGGCCGAGGTGGGCCTGTGGGTCCGTACCTGCAGTCAAAGAGGCTGGATCTCTATAGAGAGACGGCGTCACAGCTTGTTGAAAGTGGTCATGCCTACCACTGTTTTTGCAGCTCCCAGAGACTGGAGCTACTCAAAAAGGAATCTCTGAGGACAGGACAAACTCCAAG GTATGATAACCGGTGTCGACACCTTCGGGCCGAGCAGGTCCAGGAGAAGCTGGCCCAGGGAGTGCCTCACGTCATTAGGTTTCGACTCAAGGAGGGAGTAGAGGCCTTTCAGGATCTCATCTTTGGGTGGAATCGTCATGAGGTGGCCCAG GTAGAGGGTGACCCTGTGGTCATAAAAGCAGATGGTTTCCCCACCTATCACCTGGCCAACATAGTGGACGACCACTACATGAGGATCAGTCACGTCCTGCGGGGCTCTGAGTGGCTCATATCCACCTCCAAGCACATCCTCATGTACCGTGCTCTCGGATGGCAACCGCCCTCCTTTGGACACCTGCCTCTCTTGACCAATAAGGATGGAAGCAAACTGTCAAAGAGGCAGGGGGACATATTCATCCAGAAATTCAAGCGAGACGGCATCCTGCCAGAGGCTCTGTTGGATATTGCCACCAACTGTGGCTCAGGATTCAGCA CAAATCGAATGGGACGGACATTAGACGAGCTGATCTTGGAGTTTAACCCCTCGAAGATCACAACGCACTCTGCTCTGCTTGACCTTGACAAACTTCTTGAGTTCAACAA aatCCACCTTCAGCATCGTATTGAAGATGAGCAGCAGTGCAATTTTCTGATAAAGGAACTGCAGGGACAAATCCAGAAGGCTTATGCGGCCGAGCTGCAGGATGAAGACATACTGCATGAAGATTATATCAGGCGGATTCTGCACTTACGTAAG GGTCACATATCCTCACTGGGGGAGCTTGTGAGTCCTGATTACTCATACCTGTGGGTGCGCCCTTCCCTCTCCAGCGAGCAGGCAGCAGTGCTTTCCACGGAGGCCGGACACATTGCCTCACTGGCACTCAA ATTAATACAAGAACATGGAGAGGCCCCAGCTGTGGATGAGCTCAGCAGAGATTTAAAGATGCTGGCCAAGCAAACGAAAGCCACCAAGTACAGAGAAGTGATGAAGCTCTTACGGCTGACACTCAGCGGATTGCAG CAAGGCCCCAGTGTTGCAGAGATGATGGTGGCTTTGGGGCCTGCAGAAACCAGCCATCGATTCCAGAAGCTTCTGTTGCTTGCTGAAACCAGTCCAGAGATACCATCTTTCTCAATTTCCCTGAGAGGCTCCCAGAAAATCA ATGGTGCCACAGACCCAACAAACCAGGAAGACAGATGGGACAGCATACAGGGGTTCTATCAGCTGGTCAACAAGGAAGCTGATGG TCCACAGGTGGCTCTTAGTCTTCTTGCACATAAAATCCAATCTCCTCAAGAAAAAGAAGCTTTGCAAGCTTTGACT GTTCTAGAGGCATGCATGAACAACTGTGGCAAAAGGTTCCACTGTGAAGCTGCCAAGTTCCGGTTCCTTAATGAGCTCATCAAAGTCTTGACACCAAAG TACTTTGGTTCGTGGACTGCCCAGAAGGTTAAAGATCGACTGACTGAGGTTCTGTACGGCTGGACACTCTGGctcaaagaagaaaagaagattCAGGAAGTTTACTCCATGCTGAAGAAACAAG GCATCATAAAGAAAGATCCAAAACTACCAGATACAGTCATAATGGCGCCTCCACCACATAGAAGCACAGACTCTGTTTTTGACCAAGAAGACAAGGCAacg CTATTAGCCAGATTACTAAAAAGTGGACGCTCTGAAGACCTGGAGACTGCCAACAGCCTAATTAAAAGCACAATGAAAGAG gAGCAGGAGAAGGCTGAAAAAGTGTTGAAGCGGCAATCCACTCTGAAGTCAGTGGAGAGCAGTACCAGGCAGCTCAGAGAGATGTTGGACCAGCATACAGTGACTGGATCGCCATTACAGCCTAGTGATGATTTAAAG GCCCTGTATGAGAGCTGTGAGCGACTTAGACCGAAGCTCTTCCGCCTAGCAAGCGACACAATAGACGATGACGACGCTCTGACACAGATCTTGGCTGCCAATGATGATCTCACACTTGCCGTCAATGCCTACAAAGAGCAAGTGGGGAGGCAAGAGTGTAACGGAAAGAGCAAAAATGAAGTAGCAACAGAAAAGA CTCCTACAAGTCCCGGAGAGATTAAAAGCTACCACCTCATCGACCTCTCGGCTTTTGACTCACCGAAGATGGAAAGAAAAGCAGATTCACCTTCCTCCTCTGAGTCTTCCTCACCTGTCTTCTCTCATCTGCAAATAACCTGCAACTCAATAGCTGAGCAGAGGGCTTCGGGTTCAG AGTTAGTTCTTCCTCCTCCAAAATCATATTATGATGACCTGATGCAA cttAATGGAGGAGTTGATGAAAGAAGTGCAGAGCAGACTGTGGAGAGGGGCCCTGTGCTCAGAGCCCGTGGATGTGCGGGGAATTCTTCATCAAATGGAACAAACATATG GTCACACAATCAACCATTTACAAGTTTGGGATCCTCTTCCAGTCACTGTCAACCACCCGTACGTCAAGAGGACAGCATTTGTCAACAGCATGTACTTAAGAACGTCTTAGTTCCCATGGAGAACATCAAGTCTA GTCAGTTGGAACCCATCACCATATACAACCAAAGCGGTGTCCACGTCTCGCTGCACTTTGCCAGAGACTCGCCACCCGGTCATCCTGGTGTTGCTGTGGTTGTCCTCTCCACTGTAAACACATCCTCCCTGGAG ACCATGTCAGTGAAACTTCAACCTGCATCAATGACACACCTGCCTTCCTACAACCCACTTTTGCCCCCGCCTGCTATTGCACAAGTGCTCCTGTTAGCTAATCCACAAACG CGTAAAGTGCGCCTGCGCTACAAGCTCACACTGACACACGGACGGCAACAGTTGATCGAGACTGGAGAGATACAAAACTTCCCTGACTGGACCTCTATGATTGGCTGA
- the ears2 gene encoding probable glutamate--tRNA ligase, mitochondrial isoform X1 codes for MSGLLLKNCRCRLTYKNAANLGGYVFPAVVRKVRIKRHLDPKLVRSCSTMAGGEVRVRFAPSPTGFLHLGGLRTALYNYIFAKKYGGSFILRLEDTDQSRLVPGAAEAIEDMLEWAGIPPEESPGRGGPVGPYLQSKRLDLYRETASQLVESGHAYHCFCSSQRLELLKKESLRTGQTPRYDNRCRHLRAEQVQEKLAQGVPHVIRFRLKEGVEAFQDLIFGWNRHEVAQVEGDPVVIKADGFPTYHLANIVDDHYMRISHVLRGSEWLISTSKHILMYRALGWQPPSFGHLPLLTNKDGSKLSKRQGDIFIQKFKRDGILPEALLDIATNCGSGFSTNRMGRTLDELILEFNPSKITTHSALLDLDKLLEFNKIHLQHRIEDEQQCNFLIKELQGQIQKAYAAELQDEDILHEDYIRRILHLRKGHISSLGELVSPDYSYLWVRPSLSSEQAAVLSTEAGHIASLALKLIQEHGEAPAVDELSRDLKMLAKQTKATKYREVMKLLRLTLSGLQQGPSVAEMMVALGPAETSHRFQKLLLLAETSPEIPSFSISLRGSQKINGATDPTNQEDRWDSIQGFYQLVNKEADGPQVALSLLAHKIQSPQEKEALQALTVLEACMNNCGKRFHCEAAKFRFLNELIKVLTPKYFGSWTAQKVKDRLTEVLYGWTLWLKEEKKIQEVYSMLKKQGIIKKDPKLPDTVIMAPPPHRSTDSVFDQEDKATLLARLLKSGRSEDLETANSLIKSTMKEEQEKAEKVLKRQSTLKSVESSTRQLREMLDQHTVTGSPLQPSDDLKALYESCERLRPKLFRLASDTIDDDDALTQILAANDDLTLAVNAYKEQVGRQECNGKSKNEVATEKTPTSPGEIKSYHLIDLSAFDSPKMERKADSPSSSESSSPVFSHLQITCNSIAEQRASGSELVLPPPKSYYDDLMQLNGGVDERSAEQTVERGPVLRARGCAGNSSSNGTNIWSHNQPFTSLGSSSSHCQPPVRQEDSICQQHVLKNVLVPMENIKSSQLEPITIYNQSGVHVSLHFARDSPPGHPGVAVVVLSTVNTSSLEVKDFLFQAAVPKTMSVKLQPASMTHLPSYNPLLPPPAIAQVLLLANPQTRKVRLRYKLTLTHGRQQLIETGEIQNFPDWTSMIG; via the exons ATGTCAGGGTTGTTGCTCAAAAACTGTCGATGTCGCCTTACCTACAAGAATGCGGCAAACCTCGGGGGCTATGTTTTCCCCGCTGTCGTCAGAAAAGTGCGGATTAAACGGCACCTGGACCCGAAGCTTGTCAGAAGCTGCTCTACCATGGCTGGCGGCGAGGTGCGGGTCAGGTTTGCCCCAAGCCCGACGG GTTTCCTGCACCTAGGAGGCCTTCGCACTGCCCTCTACAATTATATCTTCGCCAAGAAGTACGGAGGCTCTTTCATCCTGCGATTGGAGGACACTGATCAAAGCAGACTGGTACCAGGAGCTGCAGAAGCCATAGAGGACATGCTTGAGTGGGCAG GTATACCTCCAGAGGAGAGTCCAGGCCGAGGTGGGCCTGTGGGTCCGTACCTGCAGTCAAAGAGGCTGGATCTCTATAGAGAGACGGCGTCACAGCTTGTTGAAAGTGGTCATGCCTACCACTGTTTTTGCAGCTCCCAGAGACTGGAGCTACTCAAAAAGGAATCTCTGAGGACAGGACAAACTCCAAG GTATGATAACCGGTGTCGACACCTTCGGGCCGAGCAGGTCCAGGAGAAGCTGGCCCAGGGAGTGCCTCACGTCATTAGGTTTCGACTCAAGGAGGGAGTAGAGGCCTTTCAGGATCTCATCTTTGGGTGGAATCGTCATGAGGTGGCCCAG GTAGAGGGTGACCCTGTGGTCATAAAAGCAGATGGTTTCCCCACCTATCACCTGGCCAACATAGTGGACGACCACTACATGAGGATCAGTCACGTCCTGCGGGGCTCTGAGTGGCTCATATCCACCTCCAAGCACATCCTCATGTACCGTGCTCTCGGATGGCAACCGCCCTCCTTTGGACACCTGCCTCTCTTGACCAATAAGGATGGAAGCAAACTGTCAAAGAGGCAGGGGGACATATTCATCCAGAAATTCAAGCGAGACGGCATCCTGCCAGAGGCTCTGTTGGATATTGCCACCAACTGTGGCTCAGGATTCAGCA CAAATCGAATGGGACGGACATTAGACGAGCTGATCTTGGAGTTTAACCCCTCGAAGATCACAACGCACTCTGCTCTGCTTGACCTTGACAAACTTCTTGAGTTCAACAA aatCCACCTTCAGCATCGTATTGAAGATGAGCAGCAGTGCAATTTTCTGATAAAGGAACTGCAGGGACAAATCCAGAAGGCTTATGCGGCCGAGCTGCAGGATGAAGACATACTGCATGAAGATTATATCAGGCGGATTCTGCACTTACGTAAG GGTCACATATCCTCACTGGGGGAGCTTGTGAGTCCTGATTACTCATACCTGTGGGTGCGCCCTTCCCTCTCCAGCGAGCAGGCAGCAGTGCTTTCCACGGAGGCCGGACACATTGCCTCACTGGCACTCAA ATTAATACAAGAACATGGAGAGGCCCCAGCTGTGGATGAGCTCAGCAGAGATTTAAAGATGCTGGCCAAGCAAACGAAAGCCACCAAGTACAGAGAAGTGATGAAGCTCTTACGGCTGACACTCAGCGGATTGCAG CAAGGCCCCAGTGTTGCAGAGATGATGGTGGCTTTGGGGCCTGCAGAAACCAGCCATCGATTCCAGAAGCTTCTGTTGCTTGCTGAAACCAGTCCAGAGATACCATCTTTCTCAATTTCCCTGAGAGGCTCCCAGAAAATCA ATGGTGCCACAGACCCAACAAACCAGGAAGACAGATGGGACAGCATACAGGGGTTCTATCAGCTGGTCAACAAGGAAGCTGATGG TCCACAGGTGGCTCTTAGTCTTCTTGCACATAAAATCCAATCTCCTCAAGAAAAAGAAGCTTTGCAAGCTTTGACT GTTCTAGAGGCATGCATGAACAACTGTGGCAAAAGGTTCCACTGTGAAGCTGCCAAGTTCCGGTTCCTTAATGAGCTCATCAAAGTCTTGACACCAAAG TACTTTGGTTCGTGGACTGCCCAGAAGGTTAAAGATCGACTGACTGAGGTTCTGTACGGCTGGACACTCTGGctcaaagaagaaaagaagattCAGGAAGTTTACTCCATGCTGAAGAAACAAG GCATCATAAAGAAAGATCCAAAACTACCAGATACAGTCATAATGGCGCCTCCACCACATAGAAGCACAGACTCTGTTTTTGACCAAGAAGACAAGGCAacg CTATTAGCCAGATTACTAAAAAGTGGACGCTCTGAAGACCTGGAGACTGCCAACAGCCTAATTAAAAGCACAATGAAAGAG gAGCAGGAGAAGGCTGAAAAAGTGTTGAAGCGGCAATCCACTCTGAAGTCAGTGGAGAGCAGTACCAGGCAGCTCAGAGAGATGTTGGACCAGCATACAGTGACTGGATCGCCATTACAGCCTAGTGATGATTTAAAG GCCCTGTATGAGAGCTGTGAGCGACTTAGACCGAAGCTCTTCCGCCTAGCAAGCGACACAATAGACGATGACGACGCTCTGACACAGATCTTGGCTGCCAATGATGATCTCACACTTGCCGTCAATGCCTACAAAGAGCAAGTGGGGAGGCAAGAGTGTAACGGAAAGAGCAAAAATGAAGTAGCAACAGAAAAGA CTCCTACAAGTCCCGGAGAGATTAAAAGCTACCACCTCATCGACCTCTCGGCTTTTGACTCACCGAAGATGGAAAGAAAAGCAGATTCACCTTCCTCCTCTGAGTCTTCCTCACCTGTCTTCTCTCATCTGCAAATAACCTGCAACTCAATAGCTGAGCAGAGGGCTTCGGGTTCAG AGTTAGTTCTTCCTCCTCCAAAATCATATTATGATGACCTGATGCAA cttAATGGAGGAGTTGATGAAAGAAGTGCAGAGCAGACTGTGGAGAGGGGCCCTGTGCTCAGAGCCCGTGGATGTGCGGGGAATTCTTCATCAAATGGAACAAACATATG GTCACACAATCAACCATTTACAAGTTTGGGATCCTCTTCCAGTCACTGTCAACCACCCGTACGTCAAGAGGACAGCATTTGTCAACAGCATGTACTTAAGAACGTCTTAGTTCCCATGGAGAACATCAAGTCTA GTCAGTTGGAACCCATCACCATATACAACCAAAGCGGTGTCCACGTCTCGCTGCACTTTGCCAGAGACTCGCCACCCGGTCATCCTGGTGTTGCTGTGGTTGTCCTCTCCACTGTAAACACATCCTCCCTGGAGGTGAAAGATTTTTTGTTTCAAGCTGCTGTGCCAAAG ACCATGTCAGTGAAACTTCAACCTGCATCAATGACACACCTGCCTTCCTACAACCCACTTTTGCCCCCGCCTGCTATTGCACAAGTGCTCCTGTTAGCTAATCCACAAACG CGTAAAGTGCGCCTGCGCTACAAGCTCACACTGACACACGGACGGCAACAGTTGATCGAGACTGGAGAGATACAAAACTTCCCTGACTGGACCTCTATGATTGGCTGA